In Manis pentadactyla isolate mManPen7 chromosome 3, mManPen7.hap1, whole genome shotgun sequence, a single window of DNA contains:
- the TBC1D13 gene encoding TBC1 domain family member 13 isoform X1: MSSLHKSRIADFQDVLKEPMITLEKLRELSFSGIPCEGGLRCLCWKILLNYLPLERASWTSILAKQRELYAQFLREMIIQPGIAKANMGVSREDVTFEDHPLNPNPDSRWNTYFKDNEVLLQIDKDVRRLCPDISFFQRATEYPCLLILDPQNEFETLRKRVEQTTLKSQTVARNRSGVTNMSSPHKSSAPSSLNEYEVLPNGCEAHWEVVERILFIYAKLNPGIAYVQGMNEIVGPLYYTFATDPNSEWKEHAEADTFFCFTNLMAEIRDNFIKSLDDSQCGITYKMEKVYSTLKDKDVELYLKLQEQNIKPQFFAFRWLTLLLSQEFLLPDVIRIWDSLFADDSRFDFLLLVCCAMLILIREQLLDGDFTVNMRLLQDYPITDVCQILQKAKDLQDSK; this comes from the exons ATGTCGAGTCTGCACAAGAGCCG GATTGCAGATTTCCAGGATGTCCTGAAGGAGCCCATGATCACCTTGGAGAAGCTTCGGGAACTTAGTTTTAGTG GCATCCCCTGTGAGGGCGGATTGCGGTGCCTCTGCTGGAAG ATCCTCTTGAACTACCTCCCCTTGGAGAGAGCCTCATGGACCTCCATCCTGGCCAAGCAAAG GGAGCTGTACGCTCAATTCCTGAGGGAAATGATTATCCAGCCTGGCATTGCCAAGGCCAACATGGGTGTGTCCAGGGAGGATGTGACCTTCGAGGACCAT CCCCTCAACCCCAACCCTGATAGCCGGTGGAACACGTACTTCAAGGACAACGAGGTGCTGCTGCAGATTGACAAAGATGTCCG GAGGTTGTGTCCAGACATATCCTTCTTCCAGAGGGCCACTGAGTACCCTTGCCTCCTCATCCTGGACCCCCAGAATGAGTTTGAGACCCTTCGTAAGCGGGTGGAGCAGACAACGCTGAAATCCCAGACAGTGGCCCGGAACCGGAGTGGGGTCACAAAT atgagCTCCCCACACAAGAGCTCTGCGCCGTCTTCCCTGAATGAGTACGAGGTGCTGCCCAATGGCTGTGAGGCCCATTGGGAGGTGGTGGAGCGGATCCTATTCATCTACGCCAAGCTCAACCCTGGCATTGCTTATGTGCAGGGCATGAATGAGATCGTGGGGCCCCTCTACTATACCTTTGCCACCGACCCCAACAGCGAGTGGAAAG AGCACGCCGAGGCAGACACCTTCTTCTGCTTCACCAACCTCATGGCTGAGATCCGGGACAACTTCATCAAGAGCCTGGATGACTCGCAATGTGGCATCACGTACAAGATGGAAAAGGTGTACTCCACCTTGAAGGATAAGGATGTGGAACTCTACCTGAAACTG CAAGAGCAGAACATCAAGCCCCAGTTCTTCGCCTTCCGCTGGTTGACTCTGCTGCTGTCCCAGGAGTTCTTGCTGCCTGACGTCATCCGTATCTGGGACTCCCTCTTTGCTGATGACAGCCGTTTTGACTTCCTCCTCCTCGTCTGCTGCGCCATGCTCAT ACTGATCCGGGAGCAGTTGCTGGACGGGGACTTTACCGTAAACATGCGGCTCCTCCAG GATTACCCCATCACAGATGTCTGCCAGATCCTACAGAAAGCCAAGGACCTCCAAGACTCAAAGTAG
- the TBC1D13 gene encoding TBC1 domain family member 13 isoform X2: MSSLHKSRIADFQDVLKEPMITLEKLRELSFSGIPCEGGLRCLCWKILLNYLPLERASWTSILAKQRELYAQFLREMIIQPGIAKANMGVSREDVTFEDHPLNPNPDSRWNTYFKDNEVLLQIDKDVRRLCPDISFFQRATEYPCLLILDPQNEFETLRKRVEQTTLKSQTVARNRSGVTNMSSPHKSSAPSSLNEYEGMNEIVGPLYYTFATDPNSEWKEHAEADTFFCFTNLMAEIRDNFIKSLDDSQCGITYKMEKVYSTLKDKDVELYLKLQEQNIKPQFFAFRWLTLLLSQEFLLPDVIRIWDSLFADDSRFDFLLLVCCAMLILIREQLLDGDFTVNMRLLQDYPITDVCQILQKAKDLQDSK; the protein is encoded by the exons ATGTCGAGTCTGCACAAGAGCCG GATTGCAGATTTCCAGGATGTCCTGAAGGAGCCCATGATCACCTTGGAGAAGCTTCGGGAACTTAGTTTTAGTG GCATCCCCTGTGAGGGCGGATTGCGGTGCCTCTGCTGGAAG ATCCTCTTGAACTACCTCCCCTTGGAGAGAGCCTCATGGACCTCCATCCTGGCCAAGCAAAG GGAGCTGTACGCTCAATTCCTGAGGGAAATGATTATCCAGCCTGGCATTGCCAAGGCCAACATGGGTGTGTCCAGGGAGGATGTGACCTTCGAGGACCAT CCCCTCAACCCCAACCCTGATAGCCGGTGGAACACGTACTTCAAGGACAACGAGGTGCTGCTGCAGATTGACAAAGATGTCCG GAGGTTGTGTCCAGACATATCCTTCTTCCAGAGGGCCACTGAGTACCCTTGCCTCCTCATCCTGGACCCCCAGAATGAGTTTGAGACCCTTCGTAAGCGGGTGGAGCAGACAACGCTGAAATCCCAGACAGTGGCCCGGAACCGGAGTGGGGTCACAAAT atgagCTCCCCACACAAGAGCTCTGCGCCGTCTTCCCTGAATGAGTACGAG GGCATGAATGAGATCGTGGGGCCCCTCTACTATACCTTTGCCACCGACCCCAACAGCGAGTGGAAAG AGCACGCCGAGGCAGACACCTTCTTCTGCTTCACCAACCTCATGGCTGAGATCCGGGACAACTTCATCAAGAGCCTGGATGACTCGCAATGTGGCATCACGTACAAGATGGAAAAGGTGTACTCCACCTTGAAGGATAAGGATGTGGAACTCTACCTGAAACTG CAAGAGCAGAACATCAAGCCCCAGTTCTTCGCCTTCCGCTGGTTGACTCTGCTGCTGTCCCAGGAGTTCTTGCTGCCTGACGTCATCCGTATCTGGGACTCCCTCTTTGCTGATGACAGCCGTTTTGACTTCCTCCTCCTCGTCTGCTGCGCCATGCTCAT ACTGATCCGGGAGCAGTTGCTGGACGGGGACTTTACCGTAAACATGCGGCTCCTCCAG GATTACCCCATCACAGATGTCTGCCAGATCCTACAGAAAGCCAAGGACCTCCAAGACTCAAAGTAG
- the TBC1D13 gene encoding TBC1 domain family member 13 isoform X3: MSSLHKSRIADFQDVLKEPMITLEKLRELSFSGIPCEGGLRCLCWKILLNYLPLERASWTSILAKQRELYAQFLREMIIQPGIAKANMGVSREDVTFEDHPLNPNPDSRWNTYFKDNEVLLQIDKDVRRLCPDISFFQRATEYPCLLILDPQNEFETLRKRVEQTTLKSQTVARNRSGVTNGMNEIVGPLYYTFATDPNSEWKEHAEADTFFCFTNLMAEIRDNFIKSLDDSQCGITYKMEKVYSTLKDKDVELYLKLQEQNIKPQFFAFRWLTLLLSQEFLLPDVIRIWDSLFADDSRFDFLLLVCCAMLILIREQLLDGDFTVNMRLLQDYPITDVCQILQKAKDLQDSK; the protein is encoded by the exons ATGTCGAGTCTGCACAAGAGCCG GATTGCAGATTTCCAGGATGTCCTGAAGGAGCCCATGATCACCTTGGAGAAGCTTCGGGAACTTAGTTTTAGTG GCATCCCCTGTGAGGGCGGATTGCGGTGCCTCTGCTGGAAG ATCCTCTTGAACTACCTCCCCTTGGAGAGAGCCTCATGGACCTCCATCCTGGCCAAGCAAAG GGAGCTGTACGCTCAATTCCTGAGGGAAATGATTATCCAGCCTGGCATTGCCAAGGCCAACATGGGTGTGTCCAGGGAGGATGTGACCTTCGAGGACCAT CCCCTCAACCCCAACCCTGATAGCCGGTGGAACACGTACTTCAAGGACAACGAGGTGCTGCTGCAGATTGACAAAGATGTCCG GAGGTTGTGTCCAGACATATCCTTCTTCCAGAGGGCCACTGAGTACCCTTGCCTCCTCATCCTGGACCCCCAGAATGAGTTTGAGACCCTTCGTAAGCGGGTGGAGCAGACAACGCTGAAATCCCAGACAGTGGCCCGGAACCGGAGTGGGGTCACAAAT GGCATGAATGAGATCGTGGGGCCCCTCTACTATACCTTTGCCACCGACCCCAACAGCGAGTGGAAAG AGCACGCCGAGGCAGACACCTTCTTCTGCTTCACCAACCTCATGGCTGAGATCCGGGACAACTTCATCAAGAGCCTGGATGACTCGCAATGTGGCATCACGTACAAGATGGAAAAGGTGTACTCCACCTTGAAGGATAAGGATGTGGAACTCTACCTGAAACTG CAAGAGCAGAACATCAAGCCCCAGTTCTTCGCCTTCCGCTGGTTGACTCTGCTGCTGTCCCAGGAGTTCTTGCTGCCTGACGTCATCCGTATCTGGGACTCCCTCTTTGCTGATGACAGCCGTTTTGACTTCCTCCTCCTCGTCTGCTGCGCCATGCTCAT ACTGATCCGGGAGCAGTTGCTGGACGGGGACTTTACCGTAAACATGCGGCTCCTCCAG GATTACCCCATCACAGATGTCTGCCAGATCCTACAGAAAGCCAAGGACCTCCAAGACTCAAAGTAG
- the TBC1D13 gene encoding TBC1 domain family member 13 isoform X4: MIIQPGIAKANMGVSREDVTFEDHPLNPNPDSRWNTYFKDNEVLLQIDKDVRRLCPDISFFQRATEYPCLLILDPQNEFETLRKRVEQTTLKSQTVARNRSGVTNMSSPHKSSAPSSLNEYEVLPNGCEAHWEVVERILFIYAKLNPGIAYVQGMNEIVGPLYYTFATDPNSEWKEHAEADTFFCFTNLMAEIRDNFIKSLDDSQCGITYKMEKVYSTLKDKDVELYLKLQEQNIKPQFFAFRWLTLLLSQEFLLPDVIRIWDSLFADDSRFDFLLLVCCAMLILIREQLLDGDFTVNMRLLQDYPITDVCQILQKAKDLQDSK; encoded by the exons ATGATTATCCAGCCTGGCATTGCCAAGGCCAACATGGGTGTGTCCAGGGAGGATGTGACCTTCGAGGACCAT CCCCTCAACCCCAACCCTGATAGCCGGTGGAACACGTACTTCAAGGACAACGAGGTGCTGCTGCAGATTGACAAAGATGTCCG GAGGTTGTGTCCAGACATATCCTTCTTCCAGAGGGCCACTGAGTACCCTTGCCTCCTCATCCTGGACCCCCAGAATGAGTTTGAGACCCTTCGTAAGCGGGTGGAGCAGACAACGCTGAAATCCCAGACAGTGGCCCGGAACCGGAGTGGGGTCACAAAT atgagCTCCCCACACAAGAGCTCTGCGCCGTCTTCCCTGAATGAGTACGAGGTGCTGCCCAATGGCTGTGAGGCCCATTGGGAGGTGGTGGAGCGGATCCTATTCATCTACGCCAAGCTCAACCCTGGCATTGCTTATGTGCAGGGCATGAATGAGATCGTGGGGCCCCTCTACTATACCTTTGCCACCGACCCCAACAGCGAGTGGAAAG AGCACGCCGAGGCAGACACCTTCTTCTGCTTCACCAACCTCATGGCTGAGATCCGGGACAACTTCATCAAGAGCCTGGATGACTCGCAATGTGGCATCACGTACAAGATGGAAAAGGTGTACTCCACCTTGAAGGATAAGGATGTGGAACTCTACCTGAAACTG CAAGAGCAGAACATCAAGCCCCAGTTCTTCGCCTTCCGCTGGTTGACTCTGCTGCTGTCCCAGGAGTTCTTGCTGCCTGACGTCATCCGTATCTGGGACTCCCTCTTTGCTGATGACAGCCGTTTTGACTTCCTCCTCCTCGTCTGCTGCGCCATGCTCAT ACTGATCCGGGAGCAGTTGCTGGACGGGGACTTTACCGTAAACATGCGGCTCCTCCAG GATTACCCCATCACAGATGTCTGCCAGATCCTACAGAAAGCCAAGGACCTCCAAGACTCAAAGTAG